GGATTTACGATGATGGAAGCGCTCAAGAAGAATCTGGCCACTTCTAATATTCCGGTAGTCATCTCCTCTCATATGGGAAGAGAAGAAGACCAGCAAAAAGCCAACGTCCTGGGAGCCAGAGACTTTATCGTTCGGGATGTCACATCGCCCAATCAGGTGGTAGAAAGGATTAACGCGCTGTTCTTAGCAGGCGGAGAGTATCGCCTCGATTTCAACGCATACAACCTGGATGCCCAGAAACTGGCCAGGGAACTGGGGCTTAATAATAATTTTCAGTGCCTGGAATGCAACGAAAAATTGGTCA
Above is a genomic segment from Candidatus Moraniibacteriota bacterium containing:
- a CDS encoding response regulator — its product is MGAKKLKILLVDDDDSTREIYAEVFKNSDFDVLEAKDGVEGLDIATRELPDVIFTGIIMPRMDGFTMMEALKKNLATSNIPVVISSHMGREEDQQKANVLGARDFIVRDVTSPNQVVERINALFLAGGEYRLDFNAYNLDAQKLARELGLNNNFQCLECNEKLVMQLKLQNPKEQLFEARFLCPHCGWVAR